The DNA sequence tcagcagacataaaTGATTAAGAGACATCGTtgcaacaataacaacaagtCTGTAAAGTTCTGTAATAGATTTAACATCACATTCTCCTCACTCTGTGATACTCTGCAGACATTTAGCCCTGCCAGCACCCTCCCGTTGATATCTTTCATCTCTTGTTTATTCCAAAAAGAAGCAAGACAGCATTTCATAATACGACATCTTGTGCCGCAGCTGAGATATTGGGATGGAGATTTTATAATCCGTATTACGAGAAGGGTGAGAGTCAGTCAGCCAGGAGTCCAGCAGGCTGAGCTGGGGCTGAAATCACTAACACATGTAGCCGGCTCCACTTCATCAGATGTCAGTCTGTGCTCTTAATACCGAACCAGAGCCCTGGATTGGTCGTGTTTTACAGGAGATCCaatgcaggagcagcaggaaaGAGCAGTGGCCTTAAAGCTCCCTGTACTAACCAGCGATGTGTTGCCAGAGTGCAGCCAGTACAGACATCTGGTTCAAGATGGCTGACTGATATTTGGATGAAGAGAGGTTATTGTTGGTAGGAGTGGACAGCTGAATTGCTCCACTTAAGAAACAGCTCACCCTCACAAGCACgtttctgttgctgctgtcgaGCTCGTTTTGTTTGTCACGTGCCTCAAAAGACACGTTTCCTTTAAACAAACGTCAAAACCACTGCTGAAATATCGTGGCGTCTTTCCCCAGGTGATGGAACAGCGTCATGCCGAAAGCCAGGCTCTGATTCAGGATGAATCCCGAGCTGCCAGCGAGCAGGGCAGCAGCGTGCACCACGGGGAGCCCAGCAGACTCTCAGGGGGAGCCCAGCATGAAGCGGCGGCCTTTAGCCTCAACCTCAGCTTCGAGGAGCTGAGCGGAGCGGGGCTGGAGGAGCCTCAGAGACACAGCAACAACTCACAGTGGCCGGTCAGTCTTCCTCTTAACGGCTCAGTGTAAATATACCGCAGGGGTTCGTATCACACTCACCCATATACACATGCAAAGTTAGCGTACGCATACTTGTGAGCGTGTAACACTCACAAATAGGACTGCAAAGTCGCACACCCAGAACTGTTGCATGGCCACAAGTCCTCTGCAGCTGAGACAGCGTGTTGGTGACCGCCGTGGTTGCACATTGATGTGGTTTTTGAGTGGAAAAGAGCACAGCATAGGAAGCTTATGGTATGAACACAGCAGAAATAGaaatgcacacacgcatgcacacaacacactgcagtgcacCGAAAGGTGTCAAGGGGCCCCCGTTTGTTATTTTCACCTTCCCTACTCCCAATTTGCAAAATCTCTGAGACACGAGCAAACACTCACACGTAGACAGCTGGCTCTGCTGCTATTTTATATGATCTCACTTTGTGatctttttcaaattcaaatcatccgacactgaaaacacaccacGGCGTTCGTTTGCCACCCCGCCTGCTGTCTCTGCCAGTAACTTTATCACTGTATCCAATTCTCACATTCTGATTATTTCATCGGTTACTAATGTAATTATAGCATTTTTAGGCACTGTTGTAAGCGCCAcgtttttatatttattttatttataacttAAATATGTTGCTCGACAAACTACTTCCTCAGGTGGCAAATCACCGCACCGCAAGCATGTCCAGCCTCAACTCTCAGGATTCTACCAATGACATCGGCAAGCTGACAGACAAGCAGCAGGCTGAGTACCGTGATGCCTACAGGGAGTACATCGCTCAGATGGCCCAGCTGGAGATGTCCGGCGGTGGGGGAGAGAGGCCCGTGCAGCCCCACCCTGGACAATTCCTCCAGGCTGCCAGCTCAGAGGACAAAGGGGTGGGTGGACAGTCACAAGTACACTGTTGAGTTTCTGTCACCACATCACTGACAGTATGAAATACCTCTTCGTAACTGTTGTCGCAAACTTGTGTGGACGTAGTTTCTGAGTTTATGTCATGTTGTTCCTAAACTTGtggtttttttaaattcatttctCTGGCCTGTGCAACAGCAACAATCTTATTCTGGGCTGGGAAAAAGGAGATCACTGCTTCTCGTGTTTCCTAATTATTAGCTTATACGCTTTGTTTCTCTTGGCACATAGAGACAGACTGGAATCTCCTCTTCAGAGGCCTCTCAGCCAATAACACAGGATACTGTATATTTTCCTGTTCTTCTCATTGAaacctcttccctctcctcaggCCAAGGAAGGAGCTGACCAAGACAGCCGCAAGTCCTTCACCAAGAGAGGCTCCAAGGCTGCTGATGCACCAGACTTCCCCTCAGGGACCGATGCCCAGCTCCTAGACCCCATCAGCGAGGAGGATGAGAAGCTGGACCACAGCTCATCCTCCAGGACTCCAGGCACCAGGAAGAAGGGAGCCGGGGCATTATACCACAAGCTGCCCAACGATGACGACTCCAGCCCAGAAGAAGCCGAGACCACCACACCTCTTCTCCACCGAGAGGCTGCCGCTCTGTCCTCCTACAGAGGCTCCCAGCCTACTGGCCCGCTGATCAAGCCTGGCTTCCTCGCCGAAATCGCCCTGGATAAGAAGGACTCGTCCGACTCAGGGATGCGCTCCAGCGACAGCTCCTCGGACCGCTCCCTGGAGGAGGCCGAAGGGGACGCTGACGGAGAGAGGGGAGCGGTGAAGTCCAGCCTGATCGAGCTCGAGCTGGAGGGCCTGGTGAAGAAGAGAGGCCTCCTGCCCAGCAGCCTGAGCGGCCTGCAGGACGCCACCATGGCCCGCATGTCCATCTGCTCCGAGGCTCCGTCCGAGGCCAGCCTCATGGCCAGCAGTCCGGACGAGGGGTGGCCGTCCGGCAACCTCAACCGCACAGATAGCAACTCCACACTCAACAACAACACGAACGACACCACCtccaacaacaccaacaccaacaacagcCGCCAGCAGCTGGCTAACATCACAGGCACAGagtccaccacctcctcctccagcgtCGACGGCTCGCCAGCTGTCATCATCGTGCccggcagcagcggcagcaccGCCAACACCACGGCTGCCACCATCCACAACCAGAACCTGCGCACCATCAGCCtgggagatgagagggagagcgTCCTCTGAGAAGCTGCCCGTTACTCAGAGAAGGGTCACGTAGACTGTCGTTCTTGATGTTGACCATGTTTTGACTTGAGTAGAGTAGATTGTGAGTAGACTGTGTTCAGCTGTTAGAAAGTGTTGCTGTGAATCACAAGTACTGAGTTTGAAAGCTTTAATTAGCTGGTTCGTTAGAATAAAAATCACCAACTCAACACAACATTCCTGATTCGATTAGGAATGAAGTCGCTGTTACAAAGCCTCTTACAGCCTCTTTGGTGCTGTGGTGAAAATGGCGTGTTTAGTGATGAAATGTTACATGTCGACgaaaatgaaaagattaaatgtacccttgattaaaaaaaaaagaaaacgctcAGAGTTACTGAGGTTTTTTGTCTGTGAAGTGTTtggtgctgtgctgtttgaTGGTTAGAACGTTTAAGAACATAGACGGAGATGTAGACGatgtgtttttgactgtttctgtgtttcatgcacTAGTCTCCAACGTGATCATTgcggtttgtttgttttttttttgttttccacaggtCTTTTGTGGAAATGGTGTTTTGTGAACCAATAaacatttttctgctctgcGGACCCTCGAAACGAATCTcgtgtttctctcttttgcaCTTGGATTTGTCTTGTAAATAAACCAGAATATTTAATCGGAGAGTCATCCCCTCAGTCTCTAATGCAGCCTGTGGTGGGAAAAAGAGAGTCGCCGACAGGATTTGTTTTGTCCGATAGATGGCGCACTCTCCATACAAACGcgtgctgctgtcactgtggctgtcagtggttttaaacTGCTGAGGGGAACAACTTCAGCTCTGACACTCATGTGAGGGTTTGAGGTAGAAATGGACTCAGAGTTTTGCTTACAAGGATTCCATAAAGTGGTGTAGGGCGGTAGAATCATCAAATGTGTCTCCATAGCATAGAAATTTTGAGTGTCATGAAGAAGATGATTGACAGCAGGGTTTTCACTACATGATACCAACTATGTGACCCAGTAGCTCAAGTGTAACCCCACAATCAAATAACACCACCTTTACAGGGCTGTACGTTCTGtctaataataaaataacaattaaagGCATTTGAGAGCAGTGAACTAGTGGCTGAATTATCCAACCACCGCCCTGCTGTCACTGCTTCATTTCATCTGGCTGGCGAAGACAAACATCGGACACCAGCGTGAATCTGCTCCGTCACACGATAGGATCATTTCTGAAGTGCAAATAAAAAGGTGCACTTTAAGAATAATAGGATGCGACACAACCCCAACAAAGTGAcggaaataaaaagagaaataaagaaaaggtgAGGTGATGATCAGTAACGCATAGCCGGCCCAgtttcacctaaaaaaaaataaataaaaagttacatttcCATAATTGCCTACTTTTGTTCTAAAAACAGCCTACAGCCCCGCTGCTTTAATGGCTCAGGCTGTCACGCTGAACCATTTAATCCTATTTACTTTACATAGCATgtgagaaaaagtgaaagtgcGCCCTAAATAcgccccccctctctctttttcctacGTAACCGTGCGCCTCCGGGTCGTGTTTCGCCTCTGGGAGGTGTTGACGCTGTGTTTCGGATCATTATAGGTCACACAGGGCAGGTCTGATAAGGACACTTTGTTGtaggatttgtttttctgaagtgCGTCAGATGTTCAGTGTGTACACACGGCGCTGTCGCGTCCAGACGCACAGCTGGGGGAACTGGTTTTACGCGCtggtttggggaaaaaaacccaaaacaaaacacttgagtTTCTCACCGTTTCCACCATCCTcaccctccctgcctccctcccccaaaatgaaacatgttcCAACTTGcgtttttgatttatttttgtataaaaaaGGTACAATTTACATTACTTTTATAAAAAGTTTCAGCATAATTAAGTACAACATTACACTTTTGCAGAAGTTTCAAATTCCTGCAACTATACAAGATAAACTCCCGATAAGAGTTCACACggttcattctttcattttaacttcttttcttcttttttcttctctttttttctctcctttaaaCAACGTCCAGTCCTTCATGTGCCAACAATTCTGACAAGACAAGACTAAACTTTTTACAGTAACTAAACCAAGTTGTCTTTTTCTATTCACGTTCCCACCTCCGCAAAAAAAGCGAAGACTTCAacaaggaggagagggggggacaagaggggaggagggatagagagagagagaggggggggggggggggtaggtTGAAATAATCCTTGTGACAATAATCTCGTTTTTCCTCCCACTGTCGGGAATATAAAAAGCGCCTTCCGTTTTCCAGAAAGGACccacaaataattaaaaaaaaaatagtcttaagttaaataataatgaaagtgtccaaacagaaaacacatcacataaGATTGTCCCATAATAAGCAAAAGTCTCTTGATTTTCAGcgtcagaagaaaaaaacaaaaaaaaagaaaaaaaaaaaaagagaaaaaaaaaatccaggccTGGAGGACAGAGGGTTGGAgttggagaggagggggaaagtCCTGCTCCCCAGGtcctgcgagtgtgtgtgagtgcgcgtgtgtgttttctgtgtgtgtgtgtgtgtgtgtgtgtgtgtgtgtgtgtgtgtgtgtgtgtgtgtgtgtgttttgcgtCTTGACCAAACACCTGCAAAAGATTGAGAAAGAGAGGCGTGTTTAGAAAATGCAAACAGGGCAGAGATCCGGACAGACTGGCGCCAGGGAGGAAGCCgcagtttttaacatttaaccaaACACTCCCAATACTAAGCAAACCCTGCGCTccagatgtacacacacacacacacacacacacagggagagagagagagagagagagagaagagagagagagacacacacacacacacacactctctctctctctctctctctccccctctctctcacacacacacacacacacacacttttcgCACAACTTCAGCCTACAATCTGGGGAAGAATCAGCGTAATTGCCGCTCAGCTGGCGCCTACCCACTTCTTGTACCAATTATGTGCAGACATCGTAGTAGCAGTAATCCAAACAGCCATTATTTTCCTGTTGCAGATGCTCTTCATTATAGACACAAGAGGGTATAATACAACCCTGACGACTGCTACTTATatacagtaaaaaagaaaaaaaagccccacgCAGCCTGGGAGCGAACATCTtccattatttttattttcatttttttaatatccagCAGCGAGATGAGAATTATTGGAACCATCGGGGCCACCTTACTGACACACTCGCGTCCTAACGCAGCCCGTGGtgctcattctttttttttttaaagggctgacagagaattaaaaaaaaaaaattaaaaaatctaaTGGGATCAAATTTTGGATTAAAACCTGCCCGCGCCCTCGTCATATCCGACGCCCCGGCGCTGCAGCGCATtctcatgcaaaaaaaaaaaaaagaaaagaaaaaagaaagaaaaaaagaaaaaacatattggGAGCGTTACGGCGACGCGAGACGAGGAAGCACATTAGCGAGCGAACAAATGGGATTGGTGAATGGTAATTCTAGCTCCCATTCTGCTCCGGCAGACTGGGAGACAGGCTGTAAAGCAGGAGCCTGAGAGCCCTGGACAgaatgcagcagcagacatgagGACAGCCTACTTACCGCTTTAACGATGCAGAGTCCGGCTGTCATCTGTCATCAGCTCTGATGGCAACTCCGgggactgaaaacaaacaaacaaacagacccaATGTTAATTCTTTACGCATCGAGGTGTCGGCCGGTTTGAATACAGCGTTATGTAGGTCGGatatcttcctcctctcttgctgtacaaagacagagagagtgagagagagagagagaaaaaaaacatgccattttctttttcttttttcccccccttcccctctccAACAAGCCATTTTGTGCGAGTTACGCATAGGCTACAAAAGGCGCACCGGCTATgcgcacaaataaaaaaaaagaaagaaaaaaggaatcCAGCACACGACCGGGCGATCGCCTGGCTTGTTTAGCTACGGTGTAATTACCTGTAATGACAAGATGCTGATATCTGTGTTGAGGGTGGTCAGAGGGGTCCTGGACGGAGCCTGCCCCGGCCGCGCAGGGTGATGCAGGCTGGTTATTGCGACGCTGGAGTCCAGCGCGATCTGCAGGTCCAAAATGTAGTCGATTACATGCTGCAGGATTTCCATCTTGCTGACGTTCTTGTTCTGGGGGATGCTGGGCACCAGCTCCTTCAGCTTGGAGTAGCAGTCGTTCATGTTGTACAGCAGGCTGAGCGGGTCATCCACCGGGGTCTTGCTCCGAGAGATTCCCAAGGAGTGCTCTGATAAATTCGCGTTGTTTTTCCGGAAGGACCGCACGGGGCttattgctttcatttttttttttctgtctgtgtttgagttaGGCGAGAGGGTTAGTGTGTGTCGGTATCTTGCTTCTCTTAAGTCCTGTTCCTGCCAGACGATCAGCGATCAGACTGGATTACCAAGCTGTCAGTGTGGTTTATATAGGCAGCAGGCTGGGCATGCGACACAGACGGGTCCGACGCTCTCATTGGCCAGGGTCAGCCTGTCGGTCAACGCCTTCGCACTCTCCCATTGGCTCGTCCCGCTCAGatccctcccctctccatcGCGTTACCAGTGGCAACGCATGTTGGAGGCGGGGCGCAGAGGGCGCTTCAGCAGCTCCGGTGGGCAATTTGGAAAATTAAGCCCTTACCTGTTTCTGATCAAGAAAATTAATGATTCGCATGGCTGTCAATTGACtatggaaaaaagaaagtgtgagcAGGCGCCAGCACCTTTGCCTGCACGATTTAAATCTGATGCAGTAGTTTTGTCATGAGAAACAAAGCAGGAAACGtgtgtttaaacattaaaaacaagccCCAGTCAAAATAGAGGAAACCGTTGCGGGTCTCTGTGTCTGATAACTAATCTCACAGactaaacacgcacacattgTCAGCCATCACTCATTCCTCCAGTTGTCATGTGCCGGTTTGTGGAGGTGTGGAGCTGTGATGAGAGGTGCCAGATCAGGCGCGCCTGATGATTCCTAATTCACTCCAGCCCGGGCCGGTGTGAGGGCAACTTTTGTGTCTGACTGAGGGAGAAATGTTTGAAGTTGCTTCCGCCAGGAACATGGTCACACCAGCCACAACGCAgatacttttattatttttttttacacatgggAAGATAAATGATCAGGGATCCAGTGTTCGGAAATACGTGTTTCACTCACTTGACGCGCTTCAGGGCTGTCTCTTTATTCTCTGTTCCCACCACTGAAGTCTATCAAGTCTGACCagttacaaaataaacacattaagaTGAGCGGACAGACTTTAAtactcaagtttttttttttacgcagtTCTGCCTGCATCACATATAACAATTTCCGTGCGCGCCAGATTCCACTTAACTAACGTGCACACTTTAACCAAGCGGCAGCAGCGGCGCGCCTGCCTCTGTGCGCCTCTCCGTGTCCCGTGCTCCTCGGCGGCGTTAATTGTCACCTgagtctgctgtgtgtcaaaGTTCATTACGTCGCGGCCTACAAATGCGCCTTTCATACCGGCGCACGTGAGGAGCTGATTAACTACTATTGacactttaatgttttctgaatgAGCCGTTTGTTTGTAGGAATTACACGCTTCATTCTTCAACCGGGGGTGGGAGGCTGTTTGATGCCGCACTAACTAATTGCCCCCGGGGGCAGTTGTGGACTGTTGGGGATGTGCTCATCCCCCccccacttcttcttcttttggttGCTTTATGGATTAAATTTCCGCgataaaatcaaatcaatgaatTTTTAAAGAGGCTGGGAGAGGGGTGATTGTTAAACCACGGGACGCAGAGAGACTTGAGAGGGAAGGATtatgattttgatgttttttttgggggggggattttAATGACAATTCGGCTGAAAGACCAACGAGGAAATCCTGAAAGCCGAAGTAATCCTAATGGACCACAAGAGGAGTGCACGGTCTGCAGAGGCAGGTAAGATCTTTATGGAGCACATGCGAGCTCTTCTTTGGATTATTGTTGTGCGCAGAGACAGAAAGTTGTTCCGAGCATTAAACAATCTATATATTGCTCGTTTTGTCAGTTAAATGTTTTGCAgt is a window from the Acanthopagrus latus isolate v.2019 chromosome 16, fAcaLat1.1, whole genome shotgun sequence genome containing:
- the id2a gene encoding DNA-binding protein inhibitor ID-2a, giving the protein MKAISPVRSFRKNNANLSEHSLGISRSKTPVDDPLSLLYNMNDCYSKLKELVPSIPQNKNVSKMEILQHVIDYILDLQIALDSSVAITSLHHPARPGQAPSRTPLTTLNTDISILSLQSPELPSELMTDDSRTLHR